The Candidatus Poribacteria bacterium genome contains the following window.
CGTCCATCTTTAGTCTGGTATTCGGCTTCAAATAATCAGGGAAGTCAACAGGTACTACGGGAGCTTCTATAATCCTATTAGTAGAAAATACATTGTTTGTAGTGTGTTCAGCAATCGTTTCACTCATTAACAACTCTCCTTATTGGCTACTTTCATACTGCCATTGATAAACCGCCAAAAGATTGTATCAAGATGCCGGTTGTTATAGACGTAGCACCGTTCTGCGACATACAAAGGGGTGTATTCGGTCGTGTAATGGTGGTGCGTGCCATAATGTGCTTTTTTGAGTAGACTCCAGAAGCCCTCAATGGTGTTGGTATGCTTGTCGCCTTCCACATATTGCACTTGGTGGTTGATGACCTCGTGCTTCATCATAGACGCAAACTGCCGGTAACCGTGGTGTTTGTCTGTCATGAGTTCGGATTCCTTGATGTTCACCACTTTCTTGATGAAGTCAAGGATTGTCCGTCCAGTAAGGTTTTCTACGACTTGTGCTACGACTTCACCGCCCCGTGCTACTGCACCTATCACAGTCGTTTTACTCGTGCCACGCCCCCGAGGTGCCGGTTCACGATCTTCCTTTTTGTTCTCCTTACGAGGCTTACCGCCTATGTAGGTTTCGTCTGCCTCTATAATGCCCTTGAGCAAGATAGAGTTCGTTTTATCCGCCATTTCAGCACGGACACGGGTGAGTAAGAACCATGCAGTTCGCTGGTTCAAGTCTAAATCACGCTCTAGCTGGTAGCTGGATATGCCTTTCTTGGCATTAAGTATCAACGCAATTGCCATAAACCATTTCTGAAGCGGTATCTGTGTGCCTTGAAACACTGTGCCGTGGGTAACTTTGAAGGATGCTTTACATTCTTTACAATGCCAGTGTCCCACACGCTCTACACCGTCTTCCCTCTTACGTCTGATATTCTGACTGCTACAATGCGGACAAACGGACTTTCCTGCCCAACGTACGCGTTCGAGATGATCTATGCACGACTCTTGGTCTGGGAAACGTTCCATGACTTCTTAGGACTTACGCATTCTCTCTTAAAGTCCCCCTGATAAGGGGGCTTTAGGGGGTTAAATCCCTGAAATAACGCCTTTTTCGGTGAAAGTTCCTGCTTTTATGCAATTTGCGTAACTCCTGCTTAGATAGGAAGTTTACTCATCCCTGTGAGGTTCTGTGTTGACATAAAAGGGTTGAAAAAGAAAGGAGTCGTTGAATTCATAAGACACATTTAGATCCGTACACATGACTTTTAATAACGTCACCAACTCCTCTGATTTCAGTGTTTCGTTATATTTCTTTAATG
Protein-coding sequences here:
- a CDS encoding IS1595 family transposase, giving the protein MERFPDQESCIDHLERVRWAGKSVCPHCSSQNIRRKREDGVERVGHWHCKECKASFKVTHGTVFQGTQIPLQKWFMAIALILNAKKGISSYQLERDLDLNQRTAWFLLTRVRAEMADKTNSILLKGIIEADETYIGGKPRKENKKEDREPAPRGRGTSKTTVIGAVARGGEVVAQVVENLTGRTILDFIKKVVNIKESELMTDKHHGYRQFASMMKHEVINHQVQYVEGDKHTNTIEGFWSLLKKAHYGTHHHYTTEYTPLYVAERCYVYNNRHLDTIFWRFINGSMKVANKESC